The DNA region GCTCGCATATGGACCGAGCTTGTTATCAGCACGCCCCCCAGTTCCTTCGCTACCTGGCTGTACTTCCTCATTGTCGTCGGCGTGCTTCTCGCCGTCATTGTTTCGGCGTCGCTCCTGATGCACCTTGTTCAGGCCCGTCGGCGTTACTCCCTGCGACAGAGAGTCATTGCGGGCGAAGTCAACCTGGAAGTCACGGGCATCAAAAGACTCACAGTGCCGCTGGAGCACATTCAAAgcttcccccttttcacctACCACTATGAGCCACCAGATGCCAGCCCGCCACCTACGTCTCCACGGTCGGCCAAGTCCCCACGATCGCGGAGCAGGCGGGACAGTCATGGTCACTCAGAACGAAGGTGTTCCCGAACAACTCGTTCTGTAACCATTTCGGAAAAGAGTCCGAGTGGGCCGTTCGCAACGGTCACAACAAATTATCAACCCTACTGTGAGATTTGCCTGGAGCCATACCAAAATCGAGTCACGATCATCAGAGAACTACCATGCGGCCACATATTTCACCCGGGGTGCATCGATGAGTTTCTTAACGAGAACAGCTCACTTTGCCCCTTGTGCAAAGCTAGCATGCTACCTCCCGGCTTCTGCCCCAAGATCACCAACCACATGGTGAAACGAGAGCGGGCAATTCGAAAGATACGGGGGCAAGTTGACGATCACGATGCCGACAACTCCGACGGCGGCAGGTCAGGAGGCTGGACGGCAACCTTTCGAAACAAGATCTTCCATGGCGGAAGTCCTACATCGTCGACTTCGACAGAACTTCAGGTGCGGAGTAAACCTGTTGAAGGCCAACCCACAATATCAATATCACAGCCCAACCGACCTCCACCACAAGCGTCATCGCAACCGTCAGATGAGACAGCTCAATCATCGGCGGGACCGTTACAGCAAACACCACCGCAGCCGATACCGCCGCCAGCATTACCGAAACCAACTGCGTTGGCGCGTGAGAGAATGAGAGAGCTAGCCGGCAGCGagcttgatgatggcgaggCTGGCTCGTCAAGGTGTAAGTCAAACTTTGCGGACACCAACCAGCAAGGCAGGCAGGATGTCAAACTGATGATTTTCCAGGGCGACGAATGCGCACCAAGATATTTCCCGGTTTTGACTAGGTAGTTGCTCTCGTGTTTTCATGATTGTTTCTGGTGTCTTGACTCTTGTTTGGAGGCGAACTTTTAGCGATGGATGATACCCCGTCAtttgtgttttcttttctgtttgAATCACATTGGTTGTTATTTAGTTATTCAGCATAGAAGATGATTGGCGTTTTTGGGAGGTAGCGTCGTGTTTTGTTAGATAGTATCAAAAAAGGGTCACGGGACTAGTTCACAAGCCAGAAACGATTCAATTGCTACATTTTTGTGGAAACAACCATCTTGCACAACAGAACAAAATACCTGCCTGCCCCAACCCAATTAGATGCCCCCTGATGACAAGCCTAGTGATAGACTACGCTGTATAAAAAAATAGATTTGAAAAATCCCAACGCTGACAGATATCCATTGCTTTGTATGTAGTCTTTCCCTTTCGCCCCAACGCCCAAAAACAAGGAAAactactcctcctccacctcctcatcccaagcctccttctcccttctcaacaactcccccatctcccccgccTTGAAAATCgtgctcccctcctcgctcaCCCTCGGCACCTTGGTCAgcgcctcatcctcaaacacAGTCCCAATATTCTcaatccacctcctcctcctctccatcagCGTCTTTGTCAGATCCCCTATCCCCGGGCGGGCAGTCGCCGTAGCAGCCGCgctcgcagcagcagccgcacTAGCCGCCGATCCGGACTGCCCCGGCCTCGCCTTTTTGggcttcttcatcgtcctcgtcctcttgAGGTACGCCGCCTGGACTTGGGaatccaaatcctccaaaATGGTGGTATACTCCTGAAAGGCCATCCGCTCTTTGACCAGCTCTGTCAGTCTGGCTTTTCGGGCGCCGTTGACGAGGACTTGCTCGCGGAGGCGGGAttggagaaggcggaggcgggCGGCGACTTCGTCGTCGTAGTGGCCGTCGTATTCGGCTGTTGTCGGGTCCGGCTGTCCTGGTTGGGAGCCGTTGCCTGCCGCGTTGGACGAGTCGGATTGGTTGGGTGGTAAGGGGAGGAACCCGATGTGACGGAGTTCCTGCTTGATGCGCTCGTCGACTTGGGTGTAGTCTAGTTTTGGGTGGCTGGCCTTTTTCCAGGCTTCCGAATTTGATTCGGGCATGTAAGTAGCcggagggagttggttgttggtgttgttgttgttgttgttgttgttgttgttgttgttgttgttattgttgttagATGAatcgggggtggtgccgttAACGCCGTTGACATGGCCGTTTACACCGTTGGTGCCgttgggttgttggctgctggaaggggggttggtgtcaAAACTAAAGTCGAAGCTGGCGGTGCCGTTCATGATGGTGTCTCCGTCGCCGTTGACGCCGTTGGCATTCTCTGTTGGCGGAGCGCGGTGCTCGGGGCGCATCGCTGAAAGAAGACGGGAGAGGAGTGGGCCGACGGAGAGCTTGTCTGTTTCGGCAACGTCGTCGTCCATGTTCTCGATACTCCCGCGGGGTTGGTTAGGAGGGAGTTTCTCCCGGCCGCCTGGAGAGACGGAGTCGATGGCCATCGctccatcctcttcggccCAGATCTCTGTGTAGTGCTTCTTGCCACGTTTCGGCATGACAAACGGAGTCACGCGatcccctctttctctcaaAAACGCTAGATCCTCCTCGGTGAACGGCCGGAAGTAGGGGTCGATAAAGGTGCTAAAAGTGCTAAAGTTGATCTGATTGCTAGGCTTTGCATTGCTGAAATCCTTGTCTGGAGGGTCACCAGCGATGAGATCAGCAAGGTCGCTTTTAGGGTAGCCGGCTACCGAGTATATTTCCTTTATTTCGCCCTCGGTCATGCCAGGTTGGACGGGAAGAATCTCGTACACGGTTGGGTCGGGGAAGGTTGAAGGATCATCGCCAAACGTATTGGCCTGTGGCCgagcgggaggtggtgggcgaCCATCGTCAGAGTCCGACTCGTCCTCGTTCTCCTCTGTCTTGGTTTTGTCATCGGCGTCCATGTTGCTTGGCGCGACTGGCGACAGCGACGAGCTAGCGGAATCGTTATCGCGAGATAGTTTTCGGGGTTTTGTCGACTCTCGTAAAGGGGATGACCGCTCTAAAATGACTGGTCAATGCTGGTTCACATAGACATTTGTACATCGCTTTTGGGtcgcttggtgttggtggtgttgttggatgatgaaAATTCGGAGGAATACGCCTGCAGTGCTAAGAAGAGGGCTGAAAGCCAATTGGGAAGAAAGCTGGACGCAAACGAAGCTTCCTGAATGTGACAATTGGACCATGACTGACCTATGTTGCTCCCTCCGGGCGCCAGACTGTCGGTCGCTTTccgcttctttttgttgGCTGCCTTGCGTtcgcgctcctcctcatcggctTCCTTCTGTCTCcgctcctcttccctcccccgctcGACAGCCAGCTCATCGAGCCTGGTGCGGCGGCTCTGGGCGAGTAGTCTCATGCCCTTGTCGCAATTCAGGCCGCGCTTGTCAATGACGTCGCTCAGCTTCTGCAGTCGGGAgacgaggccatcaaggctCTTGGAATCGGGTatggcggtgttggaggtcGAGGGATCAACCATGTCCTCAAAGGTCAGGTTCCGGAAGACTTCGAAGCGGAGTTCCAGCAGGTCCGTTTCGACATTGTCGATGGGTGGCAGACTGGCCGAGGGCGGTGCGGCactgggggtggtgttgcgacttcgctgctgctgctgttgtgacTGGGAGCGGATTGCCCCCGCGcccgccttcttccccggaCCCTTCTGGCTCGATGGAGCCATCTTTGAGCAGGGCACTATGGAAGCACTGTGCAGTGTCTTGCCTGGCAAGGTATCTACACGCCGTACCTCGTGTCGCGTATCACCGATCGCGTGCTGAAAGGTCTCGCGGAATCTGTTGCATTCAGATCAGACACGCGCCGAGATGCGCGACgggctggtgatgtttggtgaACTTTCCGAAGCTGTGAGACTTTGACGTTGCTGGAGGCTCAATGAGCTGCACGTCACATCCAATGATCGCGGGCGCCAAACGAGGCGCATTGCATCCCTGTCTGTCTCAACTCGTCCCGCCATCTGATGTGAGAGTCCGTGCGCTGATGATGACTCAGCAAGCTTATAGGATCATATTTTGAGCCCTCTTCACGCTCATTCCATACACTACGACGGAGTACACTTCGTTACTATTCAGGCTCCAGATCTATTGTTACGTGGATTCATGTGTCACGCAAACAACTCCGTCAGCTTCATGTACAACTTGTCAGTGAGCCCAACAATATACAGCCTAGGTACACACTTGAAAGAGGGGAAACCACGGTAGGATAGCCTTGCCGGCCGGCTTCAACAAGATTTCTCATGGGAAGCACATCCCCAGATGCAGAAAAGCTTCATTCATGAGCACTGCTCCTTTAATCGCCATTGAGCCCTTCCCGTGGCCGCAAGCATTTTCCCGATTGGTGTGCTGGAGTAACCCCACCAGCTTGCCAAGGAGGGGACCCTGCATCTCCCCGTCACCTCGCACGTTCTACAACAGCTTCAACACATGCTGCATTTTCATGGTACCATGGGTATCAATATGATATGCCTCAAAACACGGGGCCAACGATGCCAAGTGACTCTTTTGCCATAGAACCCCGCCTGTCTGCATGGCAACCAACACTGACGATCCCATATGGAGCAGCAAACTGGGCACCATGTCAAAAGCTGGCACATGAGTGGCTCTGTTGCCAGCGGCTCAAGAGTTGCAGTCTCGatgatctcatcatcatcctgccTCAACTCTCAGGGTGTACCTTCGAGGTCCCCTACTATAGCAGACTGACAAATGAACACCCTCGTGTCAGAGCGATTGGTAACAGCTACACCATCCGCAATGCGTTGTGGGGGATCACAAGCCTTTCACTCTCACCCATGAACAACGGAGAAGGAAAGGTTGCACAGTTttataccccccctcccctcccccagttGCTCACTTGCTTCTTCCCCGGGTTCTTCTGTTTTTCTCAGCAGTACCTAGCATATCTTTGTGTTCAACCATTatttctccatcatccatAATGAGAGAATACCATGGCTTCTCTTGGTGGTAACATTTTGCCCCTCGTTGGCTTCAACCTTCATGCATTCTTTACCGGCATCACCGGCGGCCTACTTTTCTTCGCCGGTCTTATCAAGCTTTCCCACAAGAGGGCTTCACAGAAGTCGGATCAGAAGCGtcaggatgatgatgagccgGGCCTCGTCAGCGCGCTCCTCCTTTTCTGTTATGGCTGCTTCTTCAAGCCGCATTCTGGTAGTGGCAAAGCCAACCAGCAAGGCGCTCTCGAGTCCTTCTACGCAGGCCAGGCTTCAGCGGTACGGCTCCCCAAGATGATAGGCTTTCAAATGTACCTAGTATGTCCCACTGACCAATATACTTCCACAGTACGATGTGACCAGAAAGCTACTCCTCAGAGGCCGTGAGGACATGCTGGCCCTTGCGGCTGCTCAGCTCCTTCACAAGACCAAAAGTGAAAGCCGAAAGGCGGGAAGCAGACGTATCTGGGTCGATGTACGAGAGACTCTGTCCTCTCCGCCGCTTGAAACCATCTAACGTCCTCCcaggttggcggtggcacAGGCTGGAATATCGAGGCCATGTCGCAGTTTGTCAACGTCCCTGAATTCTTCAGCACTGTCTATCTTGTCGACCTCTCACCGTCGCTCTGCGCAGTGGCAGAGAAGAGATTCTCGCGCCTCGGTTGGGACAACGTCAAAATCATATGCCAAGACGCTCGCAAATTCCGGCTGGAAGACTATGAAAATGGTCTCTCCGGTCCAGGATCGCCAGGGTCCTCAACTCCCAAGAGCTACTTTGATCAGAAGCGTCCCGAGCACGGCGGTGCTGACTTGATCACCATGTCTTACAGCTTGTCCATGATTGTGGGTGTCCAAGTCAACCTCGGAAAGCATCACAGGGGATACTGACatgaacaacaacagcctgaCTATTACTCCGTCATTGACTCATTGACATCCCTTCTTTCTCCGGATGGACTTCTCGGGGTTGTCGACTTTTACGTTCAGTCCAAAGCTGACTTTACTTACCGCAACTGGACGGGTGGTATGATCGGCCGTCACGTCAACTACCTCTCACGAACCTTTTGGAGGGCCTGGTTCGATCTCGACCGTGTTGCTCTCGAGCCCGCCCGCCGAGACTACCTCGAGTACAAATTCGGCACCGTTCTCACGGCCAACTTGCGCAATACCGCTCTCGGGTCCATCCCCTATTACGTCTGGCTAGGCTGTCACAAGAagcccttctcctcatccagccTCCCCGAGGAGATCATCCAGCGAATCGACGCCCTAGCCACCGAGTCCCCCTACCTGCTCCCATCCGACTCCCACAGCAGCAAAAAGCAGCAAAACGTCATCACCGCCAAACTCACCCGCGCGATAGAGCGGACAGCCCCCGAAATCCGCTCCAAAGCCTTCGACGCCGCCATCCAAaacctctccgccaacctccccttgccctccttcttttaTCAAAACCACCACTGGCGCATCTACTACGACGACCAGCTCCCAAAACACACCCAGTTCAACAACGAGTACATCTACGCCTTCACCTGGGAAGACTCCCGCGTCGACCGCGAGATCCTCAAGCTCGGCCGCGACGACGTCGTgctcgccatcaccagcgcGGGCGACAACATCCTCTCGTACGCGTTGCAGTCCCCGGCCCGCATCCACGCCATCGACCTGAACCCCAGCCAGAACCACCTCCTCGAGCTAAAAgcagcctccttcaccgCTTTGTCTCATGCCGACTTCTGGAAGATTTTCGGCGAGGGCAAACACGAAAATTTCCGCGCGCTTCTCATCACAAGATTGtccccccacctctccagCCGGGCGTTCCAGTACTGGCTCGACAACTCTTTtatcttcaccaaccccacgtCCAGGGGGTTATACGACACCGGCGGCTCCCGCCACGCCATCCGCGCATTTAGATACACCTCCCGTCTCTTTCGCTGCCGTTCAgccgtcacctccctcctaaACAGCAAAACCCTCATCGAACAACGCGAGATCTGGCACAGCAAAATCAGGCCTGCACTGCTCAGTCCCCTGGTgagcaacctcctcgtcagcaCGGAAGCCTTCCTCTGGAAAGCCCTCGGCGTGCCAAAGAACCAGCTCGCCATGATCGAGGCCGATCACGGCAGCAGCCGCGCCGTGAAGGTTGGCCTGGCCAAGAGCACGAGGGCGCACGCGATATGGCATTACATGGTCAACACGCTTGACCCTGTAGTTGAAAAGACGCACATTGCGGTTGATAACCCTTACTACCTCGTCTGCATGACGGGGGGGTTCACAAAGAAGTGTCATCCTGATTATCTATCCCGCGCTGCGCACAAGAAACTTTCCCAGCCTGGGGCGTTTGAGGGGTTAAGGATACACACTGATGAGATTGACGAGGTGATTGCGAGAATGGCGCCTGGGACGGTGACAGTAGCGGTGCTGATGGATAGCATGGATTGGTTCGACCCGGACACAGACGCGGCGGGGAGGCAGATTGAAAAGGTTAACAGGGCCTTGAAGACGGGTGGGAGGGTCCTGGTGAGGAGCTCAGCTTTGAGGCCGTGGTATATCAAGGAGTTTGAAaagagggggtttgtgggcgagagggtggggaataggggggtgggagagtgTATCGATCGGGTGAATATGTATGCCAGCTGCTGGGTTTGTACCAAGGTGGATAacctgccgccgccgacgccGGGGGGGAGCGAGGGGGAGCAGAGAactggcggagaggaggtggatgtttGGAGCTTGTGACGCATGGTTTGAGGGTTTCTTGGAGATAAGGGACAGCAAAATTGAGCGTGGCAGAGACAGCGATTGAATGAAATGatttcttgttttgtttgcttttAAAGCCTGAACTCCCTAATCATAAAAAACAGAATTGAATGATCACAACTAAACCAACAGCATTGAACATGACGACACCCGCGCTTCAGAGTAGATCTGATAACTCCCAGACCCCTGTCTATCCGTCCCCCACGAAATGGCTCGTGCGCCTAGCGCCCGGAAACAATGTTTCCCGTGGGGCGCTGTGGCTGTGCACGTCGCTACAGCACCTGCAGCGGCGACGCTAGCTTCCGAGGTCCCACGCCGCATAAGCCACTACTTTGACAGTACCGTAGGGCTGATCAATCAGATCGTGATCCTCGATCTTTGACGGCAAGGTCATTCAAGGTGGGGCTATCAAACTAGAGCAAGAAACGAAACAtggaaacaaaaaaagcTTACCTGGATTCTAGTTTTCTGCCCTGTGTCAGCCTGATGCGCAAGGTTCCCGGGTTGCTCCGTTCATATGCACGATATGGTGAGGCGAGCAATTCATGATGGCTGATGTCAATGCTGGCGGGGTTGGCTGGCTCACTTGAGTGTATCGGTGTTTTGGCCAAACTATGGCTTCTGAAAACAATGATGCAACCATGGACACAGTCATCTAAACACTTCGGACCTAGAGAGCGGTCCAATCCGGCTTCACCATTGGTGGAACGGGTCTGTTGGCCTGGCGTGGAAAGCAGCTCCATGCGGACACTAGGTTGGAGATCGGGCCTCTTGATCCTCATCAAAGCCCCTACCACTCGGTATGATCGATGTGATCTGCAGAGCTCGACGAATTCCATGTCACTGCTCCCTGGGAGTACGTTGCCAACATCCACCAGTGGCTTGGCTcgagagtgatgatgatggcatgCCCTTCCACCCTCCATCTCACTGTTCAGAAAGCCTAACGGATGTCACGGAAAGCTTCGGGCATCACCATACACTCGCGGTGAGCAAACATCTCATCGCTGTCAAGGGGGCTGGTGTACTGaaggtgtggtgggtgagtTGTCGTCAAGGGTGCCACGTTCGATATCGAGATCTGCTTCTCGAGATTTCTCCTCCAGATAGCAGCTTTCCGGCCAATCGGAGGTTATTCTCTCGCGTCTATAGCGCTTAAAAAGCCACTTATTTCCGATTTTGTCGATTTTGTCTATGTTTCCTGTTGGCagatgtggtgatgtggcAGAGGGTCGCGGTAGTCGGCTCCCGAGTAGGCGAGTGGCTGAGCCTCGTTATAGGAGCAAGGGTTGGGACAAGGCCACCTCCCCATTGGTGGGCTGACAGGAAGGTAGTACCAACAAGCCAATGATAGCAACACATCAGTTCCAAGCCAACGGGTTGCCGTCCGGAAGCC from Podospora pseudoanserina strain CBS 124.78 chromosome 1, whole genome shotgun sequence includes:
- the NGG1 gene encoding Transcriptional regulator (BUSCO:EOG09261EMF; EggNog:ENOG503NZVY; COG:B); this encodes MAPSSQKGPGKKAGAGAIRSQSQQQQQRSRNTTPSAAPPSASLPPIDNVETDLLELRFEVFRNLTFEDMVDPSTSNTAIPDSKSLDGLVSRLQKLSDVIDKRGLNCDKGMRLLAQSRRTRLDELAVERGREEERRQKEADEEERERKAANKKKRKATDSLAPGGSNIERSSPLRESTKPRKLSRDNDSASSSLSPVAPSNMDADDKTKTEENEDESDSDDGRPPPPARPQANTFGDDPSTFPDPTVYEILPVQPGMTEGEIKEIYSVAGYPKSDLADLIAGDPPDKDFSNAKPSNQINFSTFSTFIDPYFRPFTEEDLAFLRERGDRVTPFVMPKRGKKHYTEIWAEEDGAMAIDSVSPGGREKLPPNQPRGSIENMDDDVAETDKLSVGPLLSRLLSAMRPEHRAPPTENANGVNGDGDTIMNGTASFDFSFDTNPPSSSQQPNGTNGVNGHVNGVNGTTPDSSNNNNNNNNNNNNNNNNNTNNQLPPATYMPESNSEAWKKASHPKLDYTQVDERIKQELRHIGFLPLPPNQSDSSNAAGNGSQPGQPDPTTAEYDGHYDDEVAARLRLLQSRLREQVLVNGARKARLTELVKERMAFQEYTTILEDLDSQVQAAYLKRTRTMKKPKKARPGQSGSAASAAAAASAAATATARPGIGDLTKTLMERRRRWIENIGTVFEDEALTKVPRVSEEGSTIFKAGEMGELLRREKEAWDEEVEEE
- a CDS encoding hypothetical protein (EggNog:ENOG503NWCM; COG:I) codes for the protein MASLGGNILPLVGFNLHAFFTGITGGLLFFAGLIKLSHKRASQKSDQKRQDDDEPGLVSALLLFCYGCFFKPHSGSGKANQQGALESFYAGQASAYDVTRKLLLRGREDMLALAAAQLLHKTKSESRKAGSRRIWVDVGGGTGWNIEAMSQFVNVPEFFSTVYLVDLSPSLCAVAEKRFSRLGWDNVKIICQDARKFRLEDYENGLSGPGSPGSSTPKSYFDQKRPEHGGADLITMSYSLSMIPDYYSVIDSLTSLLSPDGLLGVVDFYVQSKADFTYRNWTGGMIGRHVNYLSRTFWRAWFDLDRVALEPARRDYLEYKFGTVLTANLRNTALGSIPYYVWLGCHKKPFSSSSLPEEIIQRIDALATESPYLLPSDSHSSKKQQNVITAKLTRAIERTAPEIRSKAFDAAIQNLSANLPLPSFFYQNHHWRIYYDDQLPKHTQFNNEYIYAFTWEDSRVDREILKLGRDDVVLAITSAGDNILSYALQSPARIHAIDLNPSQNHLLELKAASFTALSHADFWKIFGEGKHENFRALLITRLSPHLSSRAFQYWLDNSFIFTNPTSRGLYDTGGSRHAIRAFRYTSRLFRCRSAVTSLLNSKTLIEQREIWHSKIRPALLSPLVSNLLVSTEAFLWKALGVPKNQLAMIEADHGSSRAVKVGLAKSTRAHAIWHYMVNTLDPVVEKTHIAVDNPYYLVCMTGGFTKKCHPDYLSRAAHKKLSQPGAFEGLRIHTDEIDEVIARMAPGTVTVAVLMDSMDWFDPDTDAAGRQIEKVNRALKTGGRVLVRSSALRPWYIKEFEKRGFVGERVGNRGVGECIDRVNMYASCWVCTKVDNLPPPTPGGSEGEQRTGGEEVDVWSL
- a CDS encoding hypothetical protein (EggNog:ENOG503NXQK; COG:O), translated to MSMSVDEIRNVVLLFSNPSWGGVGTVSSTVIRNVTALSGHMAYSSRYTGNTTVLSSRFAGTTNGIIQGLLYVPDLPYGHECVEETALHIPPSVVRQSSLPPTNYYLIAIAPWINARCSRAYLASARTAPVRGFLFYLPGNSTEAPPSAESEMWNIAEEFEWRTQSGYPVYAVSSMAGQVMMQHLSLYSGNLTEVPFGYNISTRFQAEEEDYARIWTELVISTPPSSFATWLYFLIVVGVLLAVIVSASLLMHLVQARRRYSLRQRVIAGEVNLEVTGIKRLTVPLEHIQSFPLFTYHYEPPDASPPPTSPRSAKSPRSRSRRDSHGHSERRCSRTTRSVTISEKSPSGPFATVTTNYQPYCEICLEPYQNRVTIIRELPCGHIFHPGCIDEFLNENSSLCPLCKASMLPPGFCPKITNHMVKRERAIRKIRGQVDDHDADNSDGGRSGGWTATFRNKIFHGGSPTSSTSTELQVRSKPVEGQPTISISQPNRPPPQASSQPSDETAQSSAGPLQQTPPQPIPPPALPKPTALARERMRELAGSELDDGEAGSSRWRRMRTKIFPGFD